The Fundidesulfovibrio magnetotacticus genome has a window encoding:
- a CDS encoding Fic family protein, with protein sequence MNPDDFSDAAAGRLMKVGHSEAAFHAFVPAPLPPVLNLDTPLVLTLSAADRAIGELAGLGRTLSNIRLFVNPFVRQEAVLSSRIEGTRTDLAGLYEFEAGQRPGDADAQEVFNYVLALEYGLERLQSLPVSLRLMREVHARLMESVRGGQATPGEFRRSQNWIGAPGDTPVGARYVPPPVPEMLEALDQLERYLHVPADLPPLVRLALVHYQFEAIHPFLDGNGRMGRLLMTLLLASWGVLPHPLLNLSVYFEARRAQYYDHLMAVSTSGSWRDWLQFFLRGVAVQAQDAVLRARRLQDLRAGWLETLQARKASATSVRLMEALFDHPVLTIPAAQRLLGVGYPAAKANVDKLVHAGILKPTGDERYRKAFVAHDLMWIVSGVDGGVAELLFSP encoded by the coding sequence ATGAACCCTGACGACTTCAGCGACGCGGCTGCGGGCAGGCTGATGAAGGTCGGTCACTCCGAGGCCGCCTTTCATGCGTTCGTGCCTGCCCCGCTGCCGCCCGTGCTGAACCTGGACACCCCTCTCGTGCTGACGCTCTCCGCTGCGGACAGGGCGATCGGCGAACTGGCGGGTCTGGGTAGGACGCTCAGTAACATCAGGCTCTTCGTCAATCCGTTCGTGCGTCAGGAGGCCGTGCTGTCCTCGCGCATCGAGGGAACCCGCACCGATCTGGCAGGGCTGTACGAGTTTGAAGCCGGGCAGCGGCCTGGCGACGCCGACGCCCAGGAGGTGTTCAACTACGTCCTGGCCCTGGAATACGGATTGGAGCGGCTTCAGAGCTTGCCGGTAAGCCTGAGGCTGATGCGCGAGGTTCACGCGAGACTCATGGAGAGCGTCAGGGGCGGGCAGGCCACTCCGGGAGAATTCAGGCGTTCCCAGAACTGGATCGGTGCGCCCGGGGACACCCCGGTCGGCGCGCGCTACGTTCCGCCCCCTGTCCCGGAAATGCTGGAGGCTTTGGACCAGTTGGAACGGTATCTCCACGTTCCGGCGGACCTTCCCCCGTTGGTCCGGCTGGCGCTCGTTCATTACCAGTTCGAGGCCATACACCCTTTCCTGGACGGTAACGGTCGCATGGGTCGCCTGCTGATGACGCTGCTGCTGGCGTCCTGGGGCGTCCTGCCCCATCCCCTGCTCAATCTGAGCGTCTACTTCGAGGCGCGTCGCGCGCAATACTATGACCACCTCATGGCCGTGAGCACCTCTGGTTCTTGGCGGGACTGGCTTCAGTTCTTCCTTCGCGGTGTGGCCGTGCAGGCCCAGGACGCCGTCCTGAGGGCCAGAAGGCTACAGGACCTCAGGGCTGGCTGGCTGGAGACCTTGCAAGCCCGTAAGGCCTCCGCGACGAGCGTACGCCTGATGGAGGCCTTGTTCGATCATCCTGTGCTGACCATCCCTGCCGCACAGAGGCTTCTCGGCGTGGGGTATCCCGCCGCCAAGGCCAATGTGGACAAGCTGGTGCATGCCGGGATTCTCAAGCCAACTGGAGATGAACGATACCGCAAGGCGTTCGTGGCTCATGATTTGATGTGGATTGTTTCGGGCGTGGATGGCGGCGTGGCAGAATTATTGTTTTCTCCGTAA
- a CDS encoding tyrosine-type recombinase/integrase yields the protein MTFAQVFRDTYLPAERLNKSKASCDKEEGFLRNWIEPVFGDKPLRDIAPFDLERLKKRMLDAGKSPKTTNYVLGTVRQVFNFARRHGLHEGENPVRLVKKPTSDNRRLRFLTRAEAVRLLEALRERSQDLCDMALLSLHTGMRAGEIFALTWMDVDLERRLLTLRDTKSGKNRIAFMTGDVAVMIQARAAERMDAHGLVFPDRNGKKRVEVSNVFQIVADSLGMNDGITDRRQKLVFHSLRHTYASWLVEQGVDLYTVKELMGHGTLAMTERYSHLAPDTLRRAVRVLEAGLKRDKVGQVVNLGGQRQEAHYEP from the coding sequence GTGACCTTTGCACAGGTCTTCCGGGACACCTACCTCCCCGCCGAGCGTCTGAACAAGTCCAAGGCCTCCTGCGACAAGGAGGAGGGCTTCCTGCGCAACTGGATCGAACCCGTGTTCGGGGACAAGCCCCTCAGAGACATCGCCCCGTTCGACCTGGAGCGCTTGAAGAAGCGGATGCTCGACGCTGGCAAGTCGCCCAAGACCACCAATTACGTACTGGGCACTGTACGCCAGGTGTTCAACTTCGCCCGGCGACACGGCCTCCATGAGGGCGAGAATCCCGTCAGGCTGGTGAAGAAGCCCACCTCCGACAACCGGCGTCTGCGCTTCCTCACCCGCGCCGAGGCTGTTCGTCTCCTGGAGGCTCTGCGCGAGCGCAGCCAGGACCTCTGCGACATGGCGCTTCTGAGCCTTCACACGGGCATGAGGGCCGGTGAAATCTTTGCCCTCACCTGGATGGACGTGGACCTTGAACGCCGTTTGCTCACCCTGCGCGACACCAAGAGCGGGAAGAACCGCATCGCGTTCATGACCGGGGACGTGGCCGTAATGATCCAGGCACGGGCTGCCGAGCGCATGGACGCCCATGGCCTGGTCTTCCCGGACCGCAACGGGAAGAAACGCGTGGAAGTTTCCAACGTCTTCCAGATCGTGGCGGATTCCCTCGGGATGAACGATGGCATCACCGACCGTCGCCAGAAGCTGGTGTTCCACAGCCTGCGTCACACCTACGCCTCGTGGCTGGTTGAGCAGGGCGTGGATCTCTACACGGTCAAGGAACTCATGGGGCACGGGACCCTGGCGATGACGGAGAGGTATTCGCACCTGGCCCCGGACACCCTGCGCCGGGCCGTGCGGGTCTTGGAGGCCGGGCTGAAAAGGGATAAGGTGGGGCAGGTGGTCAACCTCGGCGGGCAACGGCAAGAGGCACATTATGAACCCTGA
- a CDS encoding response regulator: MDSNTYKIVLIDDNKLFREFLASTLTDFGYSVVMAENGLEGLHQLKEHPDTDLVVVDLIMPIMDGYSFINAARDKYPDVPIVVISGVGSLKDALGAIRLGARDFINKPIESDELLKIVIERNIERCIVERSNREYRDFLETLAKTRSTQLDEAMAREVSIEKELHHQVCLYKSIFNSISSPMLLVEVGGELVLDANAAFAHLSGCQTHEAIGRSCSEIGIALTGPLPLASSPSAAKPAPVTTLQATLGGRRFTVQCQSIACHKDEQRGYATLLFSDSMK; the protein is encoded by the coding sequence ATGGACAGCAATACATACAAAATCGTTCTGATCGACGACAACAAGCTGTTTCGCGAATTTCTCGCCAGTACGTTGACTGATTTTGGCTATTCTGTCGTGATGGCGGAGAATGGCCTGGAGGGACTGCATCAGCTCAAAGAGCATCCCGACACTGATCTTGTTGTTGTTGACCTGATTATGCCGATCATGGACGGATATTCATTCATAAACGCAGCACGAGACAAGTATCCAGATGTTCCGATTGTCGTGATTTCTGGTGTCGGTTCGCTCAAGGATGCACTCGGAGCAATCCGTCTTGGTGCGCGTGATTTCATTAACAAGCCAATCGAAAGTGATGAATTGTTGAAGATCGTCATTGAGAGAAATATCGAGAGATGCATTGTCGAAAGGTCCAACAGGGAGTACCGTGACTTTCTCGAGACTCTTGCAAAAACTCGTTCAACACAGCTTGATGAGGCCATGGCCAGAGAAGTAAGCATTGAAAAAGAGCTTCACCATCAGGTCTGCCTGTATAAAAGCATTTTCAACAGCATCTCCTCCCCCATGCTTCTGGTTGAAGTGGGCGGCGAACTGGTCCTGGACGCCAACGCCGCCTTTGCACACCTGAGCGGTTGCCAGACTCACGAGGCCATCGGGAGATCCTGTAGTGAAATCGGGATCGCGCTGACAGGGCCTCTCCCTCTGGCGTCCTCGCCCTCAGCCGCTAAGCCAGCACCCGTGACCACCCTTCAGGCCACGTTGGGGGGCAGGCGCTTCACGGTCCAGTGCCAGTCCATTGCCTGCCACAAGGATGAGCAGAGGGGCTACGCCACCCTCCTCTTCAGCGATTCCATGAAGTAA
- a CDS encoding PEP-CTERM sorting domain-containing protein, which produces MISMRTIRFILSIAIATIAVPLSGLNNHASAYPIDITIPAPEAYYYELNSNELQSSYFNSETFEKFKSATYQGGTATSNITMSLQPMPALSMVTTGNNFQATQWGDVSGLTYYFAVLSNSSAMAAINISYNASIDASGSVFGSVASLRLGIGEVDTIYTTDTIINSISLSANGPHYSTGPSVYETNINTNTLYHITLAESAMHGAGDSHSNIVIDPTISIANDPNNPNDLILVNHPTVGNSPPTATPEPGTMLLMGLGAAGAALLRQRRKTLVD; this is translated from the coding sequence ATGATCAGCATGCGGACGATAAGATTCATACTGAGCATTGCCATCGCCACCATCGCAGTTCCATTATCTGGGCTGAACAATCATGCCTCGGCATACCCAATCGACATAACGATCCCTGCCCCCGAAGCATACTACTACGAGCTAAACTCCAACGAGCTGCAGTCGTCCTATTTCAATTCAGAAACATTTGAAAAATTTAAATCTGCCACCTACCAAGGAGGCACAGCAACTTCAAATATCACGATGTCACTGCAGCCAATGCCAGCACTGAGCATGGTTACAACTGGTAATAATTTTCAAGCAACACAGTGGGGCGACGTTTCTGGGCTCACATACTACTTCGCCGTTCTTTCAAATTCTTCAGCAATGGCTGCCATCAACATATCTTACAATGCAAGCATTGATGCATCAGGAAGCGTCTTTGGATCTGTAGCATCATTGCGGCTTGGCATTGGAGAAGTTGATACAATTTACACGACCGACACGATCATTAACAGCATCTCGCTTTCGGCAAACGGGCCACACTACAGCACTGGACCCAGCGTCTACGAAACGAACATCAACACAAACACCCTGTACCACATCACCCTGGCGGAATCTGCCATGCACGGAGCAGGCGACTCCCACTCCAACATAGTGATAGATCCAACCATCTCCATCGCCAACGACCCCAACAATCCCAACGACTTGATACTCGTCAATCACCCGACTGTGGGCAACTCCCCGCCCACCGCCACGCCAGAACCCGGCACGATGCTCCTCATGGGCCTCGGCGCGGCAGGCGCGGCCCTCTTGCGCCAACGCAGGAAGACACTGGTCGACTAG
- a CDS encoding diguanylate cyclase, giving the protein MVLYPHQDQAARQPVPPLTTQASPKTRDHGGKGPSEATPPAPHDAPEQPYSSALLQLTRTHFPEPEAAALWNTIVSHKLHLESILQRSIAFETAACDYLLSISNKYETIKLLPEDTVVDMENRIIRDDLTGLYNRRFFNSEISVEIDRYSRHKAPLSLLFIDIDHFKVFNDTYGHSAGDEAIHSIARALSSNARAYDRVVRYGGEEFAVILPQTNRVHAALFAERMRRAVENTQIAYNGVLLGKLTISIGVAEYPRDSLNLDELIQCADKALYMAKKDRNKVASYWDPQRRYPRVPSDFLTSIWDDDNGAPALGKAKNISTGGMLCETSHRLSTSSRIKLSIDNPRFNLKFTVGAKVERVHEIGNGLFHVGLSFILSQEDVESQLIDLVAGLSSTSH; this is encoded by the coding sequence ATGGTCCTCTACCCACACCAAGACCAAGCGGCCAGGCAGCCCGTGCCCCCCTTGACCACGCAGGCATCCCCTAAAACACGGGACCATGGCGGCAAGGGGCCATCCGAGGCTACTCCGCCTGCCCCACACGACGCGCCCGAGCAGCCTTACTCCAGCGCCCTGCTCCAGCTCACAAGGACGCACTTCCCCGAACCAGAGGCTGCAGCACTCTGGAACACAATCGTCAGCCACAAACTACACCTCGAATCTATCCTGCAGCGAAGCATCGCATTTGAGACTGCCGCATGCGACTACCTCTTGAGCATTAGCAACAAATACGAAACAATCAAACTTCTGCCTGAAGACACTGTCGTGGACATGGAGAACAGAATCATCCGCGACGATTTGACAGGGCTCTACAACAGAAGATTTTTCAACAGCGAGATTTCCGTTGAAATCGACAGATACTCGAGGCACAAAGCACCTCTATCATTATTATTCATTGACATCGATCACTTCAAGGTATTCAATGATACATATGGTCACTCTGCCGGAGACGAGGCCATCCATTCCATTGCCAGAGCACTCAGTTCTAACGCAAGGGCGTATGACAGGGTCGTACGCTACGGCGGTGAAGAATTCGCCGTCATTCTTCCTCAGACAAACCGTGTCCACGCAGCTCTGTTTGCAGAAAGGATGCGCCGAGCTGTCGAGAATACGCAGATTGCGTACAATGGCGTTTTGCTGGGCAAGTTGACCATCAGCATAGGCGTTGCTGAATATCCAAGAGATTCTCTCAACCTCGACGAGTTGATCCAATGTGCCGATAAAGCACTCTACATGGCCAAGAAGGACAGGAACAAGGTAGCCTCATATTGGGACCCGCAGAGAAGATATCCCAGGGTCCCCTCGGATTTCCTTACGTCCATCTGGGACGACGACAACGGCGCACCGGCCCTGGGCAAGGCGAAGAACATCAGCACCGGCGGCATGTTGTGCGAAACCAGTCATAGGCTTTCAACGTCCTCGAGGATCAAACTGTCCATCGACAACCCCCGCTTCAACCTCAAATTTACTGTAGGTGCGAAGGTTGAGCGGGTCCATGAGATCGGCAACGGTCTGTTCCATGTCGGCCTGTCGTTCATTCTCAGCCAGGAAGATGTCGAGTCACAATTGATCGACCTTGTGGCAGGGTTGTCCAGCACCAGCCATTAG
- the prsT gene encoding XrtA/PEP-CTERM system TPR-repeat protein PrsT, with amino-acid sequence MVLKVFGLLVVCLCILTGCQGKSREELMLQAQELVQQGNPKGAMVIYKNILEKNPRNLPATLALAEANLLAGNPQQAEAELKSVLADPAGSREIPVVLAKIRMAQGKPADSLDILNPLLNVSPASAAALEAAGNASLMLGDIKEAQGFYVSALALEPGRPLARLGLAESHLHNRQPQLARQELDTLLAAAPKNKSALLLLAQLQALDNDEDGAIATYGLIVNHFPDDAQAAYREAFLRLARRNDVARAEETAARLIQGSPKAPEGYKLKGLAFLAKNEPSLAIEPLLTALKIRPDIDTNLFLAQAYTSTGNLETAVSHLQTALTRNPDLDGPRRMLASIYLKQNRLDEAIAETQKIFAVKPSDEAGQRILAEALIAKRDLDKGLRIITGLVDKGDASSADYLRKGMILAIKGQDAAAEADLRKAVQLGAGVLEPKIYLAAFLASKNRMDEAVDILGSDMGEGPVAALACNAMAKLRLNQGKLDQASELLDKARTLAPSVLTTYYNQAALATAAGKMDRATAAFEAALAVKPDDLRALLGAAACREALGDMAKAQEHLERAAKSKDPRATMQLADFFVRRKDIPKALAILDTNLDASPKSIPLWLLKARLHASTGDDANATNALNRVETINQRVGLLEKAKFAMSRKDPAKAVQLAERLRDMNTNSGDYALPLAEIQELAGQTPAAKTTLENAQKTDPKNPRVLSALAKLEARQGNLDKSLALMDQAIDAGFDPANGHALKGAIMHQAGDKAKAAKEYETALRYQERLTLAMNNLAMIYAEEGQNGAKALELALRAYSQEPDSASVLDTLGYVLLKNGKPREAITALQRAETLGPGNADISKHLTLARELAGENNQ; translated from the coding sequence ATGGTCTTGAAGGTGTTCGGCCTTCTGGTGGTCTGCTTATGCATCCTAACAGGATGCCAAGGTAAATCGCGCGAGGAGTTGATGCTCCAGGCACAGGAGCTCGTCCAGCAGGGCAACCCCAAGGGGGCGATGGTCATCTACAAGAACATCCTGGAGAAGAACCCCAGGAACCTCCCGGCCACCCTCGCCTTGGCTGAAGCAAACCTTCTCGCCGGCAATCCGCAGCAGGCTGAGGCCGAACTCAAGAGCGTCCTGGCCGACCCAGCCGGAAGCCGCGAGATACCCGTGGTGTTGGCCAAGATCCGCATGGCGCAAGGCAAGCCGGCAGACTCACTCGACATCCTCAATCCGCTCCTGAACGTCTCCCCGGCGTCCGCCGCGGCCCTGGAGGCGGCAGGCAACGCCTCTTTGATGCTGGGCGACATCAAGGAGGCTCAGGGCTTCTACGTCAGCGCCCTGGCCCTTGAACCCGGACGTCCGCTCGCGCGGCTCGGCCTGGCCGAAAGCCACCTCCATAACCGGCAGCCCCAGCTGGCCCGGCAGGAGCTGGACACCCTGCTGGCCGCCGCCCCCAAGAACAAGAGCGCCCTGCTCCTGCTGGCCCAGCTCCAGGCCTTGGACAACGACGAGGACGGCGCCATCGCCACCTACGGCCTCATCGTGAATCACTTCCCCGACGATGCCCAGGCCGCCTACCGCGAGGCCTTCCTGAGGCTGGCGAGGCGAAACGACGTGGCCCGCGCCGAAGAAACCGCCGCCCGTTTGATCCAGGGCAGCCCCAAGGCGCCCGAGGGCTACAAACTCAAGGGTCTGGCCTTCCTGGCCAAGAACGAGCCCTCCCTGGCCATCGAACCTCTGCTCACGGCCCTCAAGATCCGCCCCGACATCGACACCAACCTTTTCCTCGCGCAGGCCTACACAAGCACCGGCAATCTTGAGACCGCCGTGAGCCACCTTCAGACGGCCCTGACGCGCAATCCCGACCTGGACGGACCACGCCGGATGCTGGCCTCCATCTACCTGAAGCAGAACCGCCTGGACGAGGCCATCGCCGAAACCCAAAAAATCTTCGCGGTCAAACCCTCCGACGAGGCCGGACAACGCATTCTCGCCGAAGCCCTCATCGCCAAGCGCGACCTCGACAAAGGTCTGCGGATCATCACCGGCCTTGTGGATAAGGGCGACGCCTCCTCGGCGGACTACCTGCGTAAGGGGATGATCCTGGCCATCAAGGGCCAGGACGCTGCGGCGGAAGCGGACCTGCGCAAGGCGGTGCAACTCGGGGCCGGGGTGCTGGAACCGAAGATCTACCTGGCCGCCTTCCTTGCCAGCAAAAACCGCATGGACGAAGCCGTGGACATCCTGGGGAGCGACATGGGCGAAGGGCCGGTCGCCGCCCTGGCCTGCAACGCCATGGCCAAGCTCCGGCTGAATCAGGGAAAGCTCGATCAGGCGTCGGAACTGCTGGACAAGGCCAGGACCCTCGCCCCCTCCGTGCTCACGACCTACTACAACCAGGCCGCCCTCGCCACCGCGGCGGGCAAGATGGATCGCGCAACCGCCGCGTTCGAGGCCGCCCTGGCCGTCAAGCCGGACGACCTGCGCGCCCTGCTGGGCGCGGCGGCCTGCCGCGAAGCCCTCGGGGACATGGCCAAGGCCCAGGAACACCTGGAGCGCGCGGCCAAAAGCAAGGACCCAAGAGCCACAATGCAACTGGCCGACTTCTTCGTCCGCCGCAAGGACATCCCCAAAGCCCTCGCCATCCTGGACACGAACCTGGACGCTTCGCCCAAGTCCATTCCCCTCTGGTTGCTCAAGGCGCGCCTCCACGCCTCGACGGGAGACGACGCTAACGCCACGAACGCCCTGAACCGCGTTGAAACCATCAACCAGCGCGTCGGGCTGCTTGAGAAGGCCAAATTCGCCATGTCCCGCAAAGACCCGGCCAAGGCCGTCCAACTCGCCGAGCGGCTCAGGGACATGAACACGAACTCGGGCGACTACGCCCTGCCTCTGGCCGAAATCCAGGAACTGGCCGGGCAGACGCCCGCAGCCAAGACCACCCTGGAGAACGCCCAGAAGACCGACCCGAAGAACCCCAGGGTCTTGAGCGCCCTGGCCAAACTTGAAGCCCGCCAGGGCAACCTGGACAAGTCCTTGGCCCTCATGGATCAGGCCATCGACGCAGGGTTTGATCCCGCCAACGGGCATGCCCTCAAGGGCGCCATCATGCACCAGGCCGGGGACAAGGCCAAGGCCGCCAAGGAATACGAAACCGCCCTTCGCTACCAGGAGCGCCTGACGCTGGCGATGAACAACCTGGCCATGATCTACGCCGAGGAAGGACAAAACGGCGCCAAGGCGCTCGAACTCGCGTTGCGGGCCTATTCGCAGGAGCCCGACAGCGCCTCCGTGCTGGATACCCTGGGATACGTGCTGCTGAAGAACGGCAAACCCCGTGAAGCCATCACCGCATTGCAGCGCGCCGAAACACTCGGACCCGGCAATGCGGACATCAGCAAGCACCTCACTCTGGCCCGTGAACTCGCGGGGGAAAACAACCAGTAG